A stretch of the Arachis stenosperma cultivar V10309 chromosome 6, arast.V10309.gnm1.PFL2, whole genome shotgun sequence genome encodes the following:
- the LOC130933490 gene encoding protein PIR, which produces MAVPVEEAIAALSTFSLDDEQPEVQGPGVWVSTERGATDSPIEYSDVSAYRLSLSEDTKALNQLNILTQEGKEMASVLYTYRSCVKALPQLPDSMKQSQADLYLETYQVLDLEMSRLREIQRWQASASSKLAADMQRFSRPERRINGPTISHLWSMLKLLDVLVQLDHLKNAKASIPNDFSWYKRTFTQVSGQWQDTDSMREELDDLQIFLSTRWAILLNLHVEMFRVNNVEDILQVLIVFVVESLELDFALLFPERHILLRVLPVLVVLVTSSEKDSESLYKRVKINRLINIFKNDVVIPAFPDLHLSPAAILKELSTYFPKFSSQTRLLTLPAPHELPPREAQEYQRHYLIINHIGAIRAEHDDFTIRFASAMNQLLLLKSTDGSDVDWSKEVKGNMYDMIVEGFQLLSRWTARIWEQCAWKFSRPCKDASPSFSDYEKVVRYNYTAEERRGLVELVSYIKSVGSMMQRCDTLVAEALWETIHAEVQDFVQNTLASMLRTTFRKKKDLSRILSDMRTLSADWMANTNKSESELQSSHHGGEESRANIFYPRAVAPTAAQVHCLQFLIYEVVSGGNLRRPGGLFGNSGSEIPVNDLKQLETFFYKLGFFLHILDYSVTVATLTDLGFLWFREFYLESSRVIQFPIECSLPWMLVDCVLESPNSGLLESVLIPLDIYNDSAQQALVLLKQRFLYDEIEAEVDHCFDIFVSKLCETIFTYYKSWAASELLDPSFLFASDNAEKYSVQPIRLNMLLKMTRVKLLGRMINLRSLITERMNKVFRENIEFLFDRFECQDLCAIVEVEKLLDILKHSHELLSRDLSVDSFSLMLNEMQENISLVSFSSRLASQIWSEMQSDFLPNFILCNTTQRFIRSSKAVPVQKPSIPSAKPSFYCGTQDLNSAHQSFARLHSGFFGMPHMFSIVRLLGSRSLPWLIRALLDHISNKITLLEPMITGLQESLPKSIGLLPFDGGVTGCVRLVKEHLNWETKSELKAEVLHGIKEIGSVLYWMGLLDIVLREIDTKNFMQTAPWLGLLPGADGQILTTQDSGDSPVVSLFKSTAAAMVSYPGCPSPTSFHIMSKQAEAADLLYKANLNTGSVLEYALAFTSAALDKYCSKWSAAPKTGFIDITISKDFYRIYSGLQIGYLEESAEVSSNSHERLGDSVAWGGCTIIYLLGQQLHFELFDFSYQILNIAEVEAASVIQTHKNSHFAMQGWEVLLEAMKKARRLNNHVFSMLKARCPLEEKTACAIKQSGAPLHRIKFENTVSAFETLPQKGS; this is translated from the exons ATGGCTGTGCCCGTTGAGGAAGCCATTGCAGCTCTTTCCACATTCTCGCTTGAT GACGAGCAACCGGAGGTGCAAGGACCTGGAGTGTGGGTGTCAACTGAGAGAGGTGCAACAGATAGTCCAATAG agtaTAGCGATGTTTCTGCATACCGATTATCTCTATCAGAGGATACGAAAGCTCTCAATCAGCTG AACATCCTTACCCAAGAGGGGAAGGAAATGGCATCAGTGCTTTACACATATCGTAGTTGTGTCAAAGCCCTTCCGCAG CTTCCTGATTCGATGAAGCAAAGTCAAGCTGATTTATATTTGGAAACATATCAAGTTCTGGACTTGGAAATGAGTCGGTTGCGTGAAATTCAGCGATGGCAAGCATCAGCTTCATCAAAG TTAGCTGCTGATATGCAACGTTTTTCTCGGCCTGAGCGACGCATTAATGGCCCTACAATATCTCATTTGTG GTCTATGTTGAAGTTACTTGATGTTTTGGTGCAACTTGATCATCTTAAAAATGCTAAGGCAAGCATACCTAATGACTTTTCTTGGTATAAACG AACTTTCACACAAGTCAGCGGTCAGTGGCAAGACACTGATTCAATGAGGGAAGAGTTGGATGATTTACAG ATTTTCTTGAGCACAAGATGGGCTATCTTGTTGAACCTGCATGTTGAGATGTTCCGTGTGAACAA TGTGGAAGACATTCTTCAAGTACTTATAGTCTTTGTTGTAGAGTCTCTGGAGTTGGACTTTGCACTTCTCTTTCCAGAGCGCCACATACTCTTGCGTGTCTTGCCTGTTCTTGTAGTCCTAGTGACATCATCAGAGAAAGATAGTGAGTCTCTGTACAAGAGGGTGAAAATCAACAGACTGATCAATATATTTAAG AATGATGTGGTCATTCCTGCATTTCCAGATCTGCATCTGTCTCCTGCTGCAATTTTGAAGGAATTATCAACATATTTTCCAAAATTTTCTTCCCAAACTCGACTTCTTACCCTTCCAgcacctcatgaacttccacctcGTGAGGCACAAGAATATC AGAGACATTATCTGATCATCAATCATATTGGAGCAATTCGTGCTGAGCATGATGATTTCACAATTCGTTTTGCTTCAGCAATGAATCAG CTTTTGTTGTTGAAGTCAACTGATGGCTCTGATGTTGATTGGAGCAAAGAAGTAAAGGGTAACATGTATGATATGATTGTTGAAGGTTTTCAGCTATTAAGCAGATGGACTGCACGCATCTGGGAACAATGTGCTTGGAAGTTTTCTCGACCATGCAAGGATGCATCCCCATCATTCTCAGACTATGAAAAG GTTGTACGATATAATTACACTgcagaagaaaggagagggcTGGTTGAACTTGTAAGCTACATAAAGAGTGTTGGATCTATGATGCAGCGGTGTGATACACTGGTTGCTGAGGCTTTATGGGAAACAATACATGCTGAGGTTCAAGACTTCGTCCAAAACACATTAGCTTCTATGTTACGGACTACTTTTAGAAAGAAGAAGGACCTGTCTAG GATTCTTTCGGATATGAGGACCCTTTCAGCTGATTGGATGGCTAATACAAACAAGTCTGAATCCGAGTTACAGTCCTCACACCATGGAGGTGAAGAAAGTAGAGCAAACATATTTTATCCAAGGGCAGTTGCCCCTACCGCCGCTCAG GTGCACTGCTTGCAATTCTTAATATATGAGGTGGTTTCTGGTGGTAACCTACGGAGGCCTGGCGGACTCTTTGGTAACAGTGGCTCAGAAATTCCAGTTAATGATTTAAAACAGCTGGAGACTTTTTTTTACAAGCTTGGTTTTTTCCTTCATATTTTGGACTACTCAG TGACAGTTGCAACATTGACAGATCTTGGTTTCTTATGGTTTAGGGAATTTTATTTAGAGTCTTCGAGAGTAATTCAG TTTCCAATTGAATGTTCTCTTCCATGGATGTTGGTGGATTGTGTCCTTGAATCACCAAATTCTGGTCTTCTTGAGAGTgttttgattccactagatatCTATAATGATTCAGCTCAGCAAGCATTGGTGTTGCTGAAGCAACGATTTCTGTATGATGAAATTGAAGCTGAG GTGGATCATTGTTTTGATATATTTGTTTCGAAATTGTGTGAAACCATTTTCACATATTACAAAAGTTGGGCAGCAAG TGAATTGCTTGATCCTTCCTTCCTCTTTGCCTCAGACAATGCAGAAAAGTATTCTGTGCAGCCTATAAGGCTCAATATGCTGTTGAAAATGACTAGAGTGAAG TTGCTCGGAAGGATGATTAATTTGCGAAGTTTGATCACCGAACGGATGAACAAAGTTTTCCGTGAAAATATTGAGTTTCTGTTTGATCGATTTGAGTGTCAGGATCTGTGTGCCATAGTG GAAGTAGAGAAGCTACTGGATATCCTAAAACATTCACACGAACTACTGTCGAGAGATCTTTCTGTTGACTCTTTCAGTTTGATGTTGAATGAGATGCAGGAAAACATTTCTCTTGTTTCATTTTCTAGCCGACTGGCCTCACAG ATTTGGTCTGAGATGCAAAGTGATTTTTTGCCAAATTTCATCCTCTGCAACACCACTCAACGTTTTATCAGATCATCAAAGGCTGTTCCTGTTCAAAAGCCATCCATACCTTCTGCTAAGCCTAGTTTCTATTGTGGTACTCAA GATTTGAATTCTGCTCATCAAAGTTTTGCACGATTGCATAGTGGATTCTTTGGAATGCCTCACATGTTTTCTATTGTTCGACTTCTGGGATCCCGATCATTACCTTGGCTTATTAGGGCCCTTCTTGATCACATATCAAACAAG ATAACTTTGCTTGAACCAATGATCACAGGGTTACAAGAATCCTTACCTAAATCAATTGGACTTCTGCCTTTTGATGGAGGTGTGACAG GGTGTGTCAGACTTGTGAAAGAACATCTTAATTGGGAGACAAAATCAGAGCTGAAAGCCGAGGTTCTTCATGGCATAAAAGAGATTGGAAGTGTACTATACTGGATGGGGCTTCTAGATATTGTATTG AGAGAAATAGATACTAAGAATTTCATGCAAACTGCTCCTTGGCTGGGCTTACTTCCTGGAGCCGATGGACAAATATTAACTACTCAAGATAGTGGTGACAGCCCTGTTGTTAGTCTCTTTAAATCAACTGCTGCTGCGATGGTTTCATATCCTGGTTGCCCTTCTCCTACCTCTTTCCACATCATGTCAAAGCAAGCAGAAGCAGCAG ATCTTTTATACAAAGCTAACTTGAATACTGGAAGTGTCCTGGAGTATGCATTAGCTTTCACCAGTGCTGCATTAGATAAATATTGTAGTAAATGGAGTGCTGCGCCCAAGACAGGCTTCATTGATATTACAATTTCTAAAGATTTCTACAGAATATACAGTGGTCTCCAAATT GGATACTTGGAAGAGTCTGCAGAAGTGTCATCAAATAGTCATGAAAGGCTAGGAGATTCAGTTGCTTGGGGTGGATGCACTATAATATATTTGCTTGGGCAACAGCTACATTTCGAGCTCTTTGACTTTTCATATCAGATACTCAATATTGCAGAAGTAGAGGCTGCATCTGTCATACAAACACATAAGAACTCACACTTTGCTATGCAG GGATGGGAAGTCTTATTGGAAGCAATGAAAAAGGCAAGGAGATTAAATAACCATGTATTCTCCATGCTTAAAGCACGCTGTCCGCTTGAAGAAAAGACAGCCTGCGCTATTAAGCAAAGTGGTGCTCCATTGCATCGCATAAAATTTGAGAACACAGTATCTGCGTTTGAAACACTGCCGCAGAAAGGTTCATAA